One genomic segment of Terrihabitans soli includes these proteins:
- a CDS encoding sigma-70 family RNA polymerase sigma factor, with protein MGSAFSVPVQDETFPKQKFYTKLPGVEPNAILPRPISEQARAVAAAQTATSDEILISRIASGDKLAMQVLFARHHVRVFRFVLRLVRNEANAEDLISEVFLDVWRQAGKFEGRSSVSTWLLSIARFKALSSLRKKSEGELDDEAAEAIEDDADTPEVALQKKDKAQALRECLKSLSPEHQEIVDLVYYHEKTVEEASEILGIPENTVKTRLFYARKRLTELLKSAGIDRGWP; from the coding sequence ATGGGGTCGGCTTTTTCCGTTCCCGTTCAAGACGAAACCTTCCCGAAACAAAAGTTTTATACCAAGCTCCCCGGCGTTGAACCCAATGCCATCCTCCCGCGACCAATAAGCGAGCAAGCAAGAGCCGTGGCCGCCGCACAAACAGCGACATCGGACGAGATCTTGATCAGCCGGATAGCCTCCGGCGACAAGCTCGCGATGCAGGTATTATTCGCGCGTCACCATGTGCGGGTGTTCCGGTTCGTGCTCAGGCTCGTACGCAACGAAGCTAACGCGGAGGATTTGATCAGCGAGGTTTTTCTGGACGTTTGGCGCCAGGCCGGAAAGTTCGAAGGCAGATCCAGTGTTTCGACCTGGCTCCTCTCGATCGCAAGGTTCAAGGCGCTCAGTTCTCTCCGCAAGAAAAGCGAAGGCGAACTGGACGACGAAGCCGCAGAAGCCATTGAGGACGATGCGGACACGCCGGAAGTGGCGCTCCAGAAAAAGGACAAGGCCCAGGCTCTGCGTGAGTGCCTGAAGTCGCTGTCCCCGGAACATCAGGAGATCGTCGATCTCGTCTACTACCACGAGAAGACCGTGGAAGAGGCGAGCGAGATCCTCGGAATTCCGGAAAACACCGTGAAGACGCGCCTTTTCTATGCGCGCAAGCGGCTGACCGAACTGCTCAAATCCGCCGGCATCGACCGAGGATGGCCGTGA
- a CDS encoding sulfur globule protein precursor, translating to MLRKTLIGAAAALTLGAAALIPSSASAHGGHGHGHGGVSVHFGGGGFGFGGYGPGYYNTYWGGPSCYKKSVKVFDPYLGGWVWTKKKICY from the coding sequence ATGCTTCGCAAGACCCTCATTGGCGCCGCTGCCGCTCTGACGCTTGGCGCTGCCGCCCTCATCCCGTCCTCAGCTTCGGCCCATGGCGGCCATGGTCATGGCCATGGTGGCGTTTCCGTCCATTTCGGTGGCGGCGGCTTCGGCTTCGGCGGCTACGGCCCCGGCTATTACAACACCTATTGGGGCGGCCCGAGCTGCTACAAGAAGTCGGTCAAGGTGTTCGACCCTTATCTCGGCGGCTGGGTCTGGACGAAAAAGAAGATTTGCTATTGA